The DNA sequence ATGGGATAGTGTCCTGAGCCGTCGGGAAGGGATCATACTTATGGTAGGCATTCTTGCATATACCGTTTATGTTTATCGCGCAGCCCTGAGAGAATCAAAATCTGTAGAAAAGGAATTTCTGGAATATGAAGAATCTATCGGGGTAACACGCGATAATTTAAAAAAAGATATCGTATGGATTATAGTTGGTCTTGGGGCGCTTATTGGGGGTGCATACCTGCTGGTTCATTCAGCAGTATACATCGCCAGGGTTGTAGGAATTAGTGAGCTGGTTATAGGACTCACCGTCATTGCTGTAGGTACTTCCCTGCCAGAGCTGGCTACCTCGATGGTCGCTACAATCCGTAAAGAATCCGATATCAGTGTAGGTAATGTATTGGGCAGCAATATCTTTAATATCCTTGCAATTCTTGGTATTGCTTCAATAATTCAACCATTACAAATCAATACTGCTTCTCTCCGCATCGATATGCCGGTCATGTTACTGTTTGGTATAGTCCTTGTG is a window from the Candidatus Jettenia sp. genome containing:
- a CDS encoding calcium/sodium antiporter — protein: MPLQIILFFIGLAGLYFGAEWLVKGASRFARSFNIRPIVIGLTIVAFGTSTPELVTSIMAGINHLNDIAIGNIVGSNIANIGLILGLTAIVQPLKVDMKLISREMPIVIGLSLLLYFMGWDSVLSRREGIILMVGILAYTVYVYRAALRESKSVEKEFLEYEESIGVTRDNLKKDIVWIIVGLGALIGGAYLLVHSAVYIARVVGISELVIGLTVIAVGTSLPELATSMVATIRKESDISVGNVLGSNIFNILAILGIASIIQPLQINTASLRIDMPVMLLFGIVLVPIITWKFMITRIQGFLLLTGYSIYILWLFK